The Amycolatopsis mongoliensis genome includes a window with the following:
- the tkt gene encoding transketolase encodes MSETAPTSENNPLLRRNVPADWTDTDTRAVDTVRVLAADAVENCGSGHPGTAMSLAPLAYTLFQRTLRHDPNDQHWPGRDRFVLSAGHSSLTLYIQLFLAGYGLELEDLKQLRKWGSKTPGHPEYRHTDGVETTTGPLGQGLANAVGMAMAARRERGLLDPDAAPGESIFDHHIYVIASDGDIEEGVTSEASSIAGRQELGNLIVFYDDNKISIEDDTNIALSEDTVARYEAYGWHTQVVEGGEDVVAIEEAIKNAKAETGRPSFIALRTVIGYPAPKKMGTGKAHGAALGAEEVAAVKKILGFDPEQSFQVEDDVLKHTRQALERGKIAHAEWQEKYEAWGAANPERKKLGDRLKTRTLPEGFADNLPHWEPDAKGVATRKASGEVLNALAEPLPELWGGSADLAESNNTTMKGADSFGPEKATTEMWQANPYGRTLHFGVREHAMGSILNGIALHGGTRPYGATFLIFSDYMRPPVRLAALMKAPVTYVWTHDSIGLGEDGPTHQPIEQLSALRAIPGLNVVRPADANETAYAWKAVLEDVHHPSGLALTRQNVPVLEGTSAEGVKKGGYVLADSEDATATPDVILIATGSEVQLAVEAKKTLEADGVKARVVSMPCVEWFDAQDAAYRESVIPAGVKARVSVEAGIAQSWHRFTGDAGVNVSIEHFGASADAATLFREFGFTAEAVVEAARRSIANTKN; translated from the coding sequence GTGTCCGAAACCGCCCCTACCAGCGAGAACAACCCACTCCTCCGGCGTAACGTCCCCGCCGACTGGACCGACACCGACACCCGCGCCGTGGACACCGTCCGGGTGCTCGCCGCGGACGCGGTCGAGAACTGTGGCAGCGGCCACCCCGGCACCGCGATGAGCCTGGCGCCGCTGGCCTACACGCTGTTCCAGCGCACGCTGCGTCACGACCCGAACGACCAGCACTGGCCGGGCCGCGACCGGTTCGTCCTGTCGGCCGGGCACTCCAGCCTGACGCTCTACATCCAGCTGTTCCTCGCCGGCTACGGCCTCGAGCTCGAGGACCTCAAGCAGCTGCGCAAGTGGGGCTCCAAGACCCCGGGCCACCCCGAGTACCGGCACACCGACGGCGTCGAGACCACCACCGGCCCGCTGGGGCAGGGCCTGGCGAACGCCGTGGGCATGGCGATGGCCGCCCGCCGCGAGCGCGGCCTGCTGGACCCGGACGCGGCGCCCGGCGAGAGCATCTTCGACCACCACATCTACGTGATCGCCTCCGACGGCGACATCGAAGAGGGCGTCACCTCCGAGGCCTCGTCCATCGCGGGCCGCCAGGAGCTGGGCAACCTCATCGTCTTCTACGACGACAACAAGATCTCCATCGAGGACGACACGAACATCGCCCTGTCGGAGGACACGGTCGCGCGCTACGAGGCCTACGGGTGGCACACCCAGGTCGTCGAAGGCGGCGAAGACGTCGTCGCGATCGAAGAGGCCATCAAGAACGCGAAGGCCGAGACGGGCCGCCCGTCCTTCATCGCGCTGCGGACCGTGATCGGCTACCCGGCGCCGAAGAAGATGGGCACCGGCAAGGCGCACGGCGCCGCGCTGGGCGCCGAAGAGGTCGCCGCGGTCAAGAAGATCCTCGGCTTCGACCCGGAGCAGTCGTTCCAGGTCGAGGACGACGTGCTCAAGCACACCCGCCAGGCGCTCGAGCGCGGCAAGATCGCGCACGCCGAATGGCAGGAGAAGTACGAGGCGTGGGGCGCCGCGAACCCGGAGCGCAAGAAGCTGGGCGACCGGCTGAAGACCCGCACGCTGCCGGAGGGCTTCGCCGACAACCTGCCGCACTGGGAGCCGGACGCCAAGGGTGTCGCGACCCGCAAGGCCTCGGGTGAGGTCCTCAACGCCCTCGCCGAGCCGCTGCCGGAGCTGTGGGGCGGCTCGGCCGACCTGGCCGAGAGCAACAACACGACGATGAAGGGCGCCGACTCGTTCGGCCCCGAGAAGGCCACCACGGAGATGTGGCAGGCCAACCCGTACGGCCGGACGCTGCACTTCGGCGTCCGTGAGCACGCCATGGGCTCGATCCTCAACGGGATCGCGCTGCACGGCGGCACCCGCCCGTACGGCGCGACGTTCCTCATCTTCTCCGACTACATGCGCCCGCCGGTCCGGCTGGCCGCGCTGATGAAGGCGCCGGTCACCTACGTCTGGACGCACGACTCGATCGGCCTCGGCGAGGACGGGCCGACGCACCAGCCGATCGAGCAGCTCTCCGCACTGCGCGCGATCCCGGGCCTCAACGTCGTCCGCCCGGCGGACGCCAACGAGACCGCCTACGCGTGGAAGGCCGTACTGGAGGACGTCCACCACCCGTCCGGCCTGGCGCTCACCCGCCAGAACGTGCCGGTGCTCGAGGGCACCAGCGCGGAGGGCGTCAAGAAGGGCGGCTACGTCCTGGCCGACTCCGAAGACGCTACTGCCACGCCGGACGTGATCCTGATCGCCACCGGTTCCGAGGTCCAGCTCGCCGTCGAGGCGAAGAAGACCCTCGAGGCCGACGGCGTCAAGGCGCGCGTCGTGTCCATGCCGTGCGTCGAGTGGTTCGACGCGCAGGACGCGGCCTACCGCGAGTCCGTCATCCCGGCCGGTGTGAAGGCCCGCGTGTCCGTCGAGGCGGGCATCGCCCAGTCGTGGCACCGCTTCACCGGTGACGCCGGGGTGAACGTTTCGATCGAGCACTTCGGCGCCTCCGCCGATGCCGCCACACTGTTCCGTGAGTTCGGGTTCACCGCGGAAGCAGTCGTCGAGGCGGCCCGCCGCTCGATCGCCAACACCAAGAACTGA
- a CDS encoding heme o synthase, translating to MSLVNAAHGRSEDTSAVHPTGERPHGDRRSIRRIVGAYAALAKPRVIELLLVTTIPAMFLAGRQIPSPWLVLATLVGGTMAAGSANALNCVIDADIDKVMNRTKRRPLVKDSVPRRGALVFGLVMGVASAVVLYFTVNLLSAILAVATILFYIFVYTLGLKRRTSQNVVWGGAAGCMPVVIGWAAVTGTVQWPAFVMFGVIFFWTPPHTWALGMKYRDDYERAGVPMLPVVATAQHVARQIVIYSWVMVAWTLLLLPVTSWLYGTFAILAGGWFLFYAHSLQAAVRRGEETKPMALFHRSNTYLMIVFVALAVDSAIGLPTLGLPF from the coding sequence ATGTCGTTGGTGAACGCTGCGCACGGACGCAGTGAAGACACCAGCGCCGTGCACCCGACCGGTGAACGACCGCACGGTGACCGGCGAAGCATCCGCCGGATCGTCGGCGCCTACGCCGCACTGGCGAAGCCGCGGGTGATCGAGCTCCTGCTGGTGACCACCATCCCGGCGATGTTCCTCGCCGGCCGTCAGATCCCCTCGCCGTGGCTGGTCCTGGCCACGCTGGTCGGCGGGACGATGGCCGCGGGCAGCGCGAACGCGCTCAACTGCGTGATCGACGCGGACATCGACAAGGTGATGAACCGCACGAAGCGGCGTCCGCTGGTGAAGGACTCGGTGCCCCGCCGCGGTGCACTGGTCTTCGGCCTGGTCATGGGCGTCGCGTCGGCCGTGGTGCTCTATTTCACGGTCAACCTGCTGTCGGCGATCCTGGCGGTCGCGACGATCCTCTTCTACATCTTCGTCTACACGCTCGGCCTCAAGCGGCGCACGTCACAGAACGTGGTCTGGGGCGGCGCGGCGGGCTGCATGCCGGTCGTCATCGGCTGGGCGGCCGTCACCGGCACCGTGCAGTGGCCGGCGTTCGTGATGTTCGGCGTCATCTTCTTCTGGACGCCGCCCCACACGTGGGCGCTGGGCATGAAGTACCGCGACGACTACGAGCGCGCGGGCGTCCCGATGCTCCCGGTCGTCGCCACGGCCCAGCACGTCGCCCGCCAGATCGTCATCTACTCGTGGGTGATGGTGGCGTGGACGCTGCTGCTGCTCCCGGTGACGTCCTGGCTGTACGGCACGTTCGCCATCCTGGCGGGCGGCTGGTTCCTCTTCTACGCGCACAGCCTGCAGGCCGCGGTGCGGCGCGGTGAAGAGACGAAGCCGATGGCGCTGTTCCACCGGTCCAACACGTACCTGATGATCGTGTTCGTGGCGCTGGCGGTCGACTCGGCCATCGGCCTGCCGACCCTCGGTCTCCCGTTCTGA
- a CDS encoding glucose-6-phosphate isomerase encodes MTTGEKTGVEIVDAELAERAAPLAERLVADQAASKLAAQDATLWGPDAESEASIRLSWTTLHKSSRPLIGEIEALRTELRSEGVDRVVLAGMGGSSLAPEVITATDGVALTVLDTTDPGQVADALAGDLERTVIVVSSKSGGTVETDSHRRIFAKAFADAGIDAARRIVVVTDPGSPFQELSEKEGYRKTFLADPHVGGRYSALTAFGLVPAGLAGADVARLLDQAASVAEELAADNTANPAVKLAAAWAAAHEAGAEKVVLADSGSGIKGFPDWAEQLIAESTGKQGTGLLPVAVESTEAPGFADAKSDATAVAVGSPQGAAKIAVTGSLGAQLLLWEFATALAGRLLGINPFDQPDVEAAKKAARALLDDPEKLKGGETASAVDGPVEIFGSDGVSTEGSLTDVLRAFFASAPDAGYVAVQAYLDRLEDASTALLRGEIAKRTGLQTTFGWGPRFLHSTGQYHKGGHQNGVFLQLTGAVEQDLDVPDRPYTLGQLQHAQALGDGQVLAEHGRPVLRLHLTDRAAGLAAVVRAVQEVTA; translated from the coding sequence ATGACGACAGGGGAAAAGACCGGCGTCGAGATCGTGGACGCCGAACTGGCGGAGCGTGCTGCGCCCCTGGCCGAACGGCTGGTCGCGGACCAGGCCGCTTCGAAGCTGGCGGCCCAGGACGCCACGCTCTGGGGGCCGGACGCCGAATCCGAGGCGTCGATCCGGCTGTCGTGGACGACGCTGCACAAGTCGTCCCGGCCGCTGATCGGCGAGATCGAGGCGCTGCGGACCGAACTGCGGTCCGAGGGCGTCGACCGCGTGGTGCTGGCCGGCATGGGCGGCTCGTCGCTGGCGCCGGAGGTGATCACCGCCACCGACGGCGTCGCGCTGACCGTGCTCGACACCACCGACCCCGGCCAGGTCGCCGACGCGCTGGCCGGTGACCTCGAGCGCACGGTGATCGTGGTGTCGTCGAAGTCGGGCGGCACCGTCGAGACCGACAGCCACCGGCGGATCTTCGCGAAGGCGTTCGCCGACGCGGGGATCGACGCGGCGCGGCGGATCGTGGTCGTCACCGACCCGGGCTCGCCGTTCCAGGAACTGTCCGAAAAGGAGGGTTACCGCAAGACCTTCCTCGCCGACCCGCACGTCGGCGGCCGCTACTCGGCGCTGACGGCGTTCGGGCTCGTCCCGGCCGGCCTCGCCGGCGCCGACGTCGCCCGGCTGCTCGACCAGGCCGCCTCGGTGGCCGAGGAGCTCGCCGCCGACAACACGGCCAACCCGGCGGTCAAGCTGGCCGCCGCGTGGGCCGCCGCGCACGAAGCGGGCGCGGAGAAGGTCGTGCTGGCCGACTCCGGTTCCGGCATCAAGGGCTTCCCCGACTGGGCGGAGCAGCTGATCGCGGAGTCCACCGGCAAGCAGGGCACCGGGTTGCTGCCGGTCGCGGTCGAGAGCACGGAGGCACCCGGCTTCGCCGACGCGAAGTCCGACGCCACCGCGGTCGCCGTCGGGAGCCCGCAGGGCGCGGCGAAGATCGCCGTCACCGGCTCGCTCGGTGCGCAGCTCCTGCTCTGGGAGTTCGCGACGGCGCTGGCCGGCAGGCTGCTCGGGATCAACCCGTTCGACCAGCCCGACGTCGAAGCCGCGAAGAAGGCGGCGCGCGCGCTGCTGGACGACCCGGAGAAGCTGAAGGGCGGCGAGACGGCGTCCGCTGTGGACGGTCCGGTCGAGATCTTCGGCAGCGACGGGGTGTCCACCGAGGGCAGCCTGACCGACGTGCTCCGCGCGTTCTTCGCTTCGGCGCCGGACGCGGGCTACGTCGCGGTGCAGGCCTACCTCGACCGGCTCGAGGACGCGTCGACGGCGCTGCTGCGCGGCGAGATCGCCAAGCGCACCGGCCTGCAGACGACGTTCGGCTGGGGACCGCGGTTCCTGCACTCCACCGGCCAGTACCACAAGGGCGGGCACCAGAACGGCGTCTTCCTGCAGCTCACCGGCGCCGTCGAGCAGGACCTCGACGTGCCGGACCGGCCGTACACGCTGGGCCAGCTGCAGCACGCCCAGGCGCTCGGCGACGGGCAGGTGCTCGCCGAGCACGGCCGCCCGGTGCTGCGCCTGCACCTGACCGACCGGGCCGCGGGCCTCGCGGCCGTCGTCCGCGCGGTACAGGAGGTCACCGCATGA
- the tal gene encoding transaldolase translates to MSTDKLAQLSEAGVSIWLDDLSRERLNTGNLAGLIRDKHVVGVTTNPTIFANAMSKGEAYDEQTKELAARGADVEATIRELTTTDVRNAADLFRDIYTATNGVDGRVSIEVDPRLAKDSDKTVAEAQDLWKTVDRPNVLIKIPATEEGLPAITKTLAEGISVNVTLIFSVERYKKVIEAFFAGLEQAKANGHDLRGIHSVASFFVSRVDTEIDKRLDAIGTDEAKALRGKAAVANARLAFAAFEELFATDRWKALAADGAHAQRPLWASTGVKNPDYSPTLYVDDLVVKGTVNTMPEKTMDAVAESSEFKGDQVTGRGAEAQEVFDKLEAVGIDITDVFLTLENEGVEKFEKSWTELLETVNGQLENVKG, encoded by the coding sequence ATGAGCACCGACAAGCTCGCGCAGCTGTCCGAGGCCGGCGTATCGATCTGGCTCGACGACCTTTCGCGGGAACGCCTGAACACGGGCAACCTGGCCGGCCTGATCCGCGACAAGCACGTGGTGGGCGTGACGACCAACCCGACGATCTTCGCCAACGCGATGTCGAAGGGCGAGGCGTACGACGAGCAGACGAAGGAGCTCGCCGCCCGCGGCGCCGACGTCGAGGCGACCATCCGGGAGCTGACCACGACCGACGTGCGCAACGCCGCGGACCTGTTCCGCGACATCTACACCGCGACGAACGGGGTCGACGGCCGGGTGTCCATCGAAGTGGACCCGCGGCTGGCCAAGGACTCCGACAAGACGGTGGCCGAGGCGCAGGACCTGTGGAAGACCGTGGACCGGCCGAACGTGCTGATCAAGATCCCGGCCACCGAAGAGGGCCTGCCGGCGATCACCAAGACGCTGGCCGAGGGCATCAGCGTCAATGTCACGCTGATCTTCTCCGTCGAGCGCTACAAGAAGGTCATCGAGGCCTTCTTCGCCGGCCTGGAGCAGGCGAAGGCCAACGGCCACGACCTGCGCGGCATCCACTCGGTCGCGTCGTTCTTCGTGTCCCGGGTGGACACCGAGATCGACAAGCGGCTCGACGCGATCGGCACCGACGAGGCCAAGGCCCTGCGCGGCAAGGCCGCCGTCGCCAACGCGCGGCTCGCCTTCGCCGCCTTCGAGGAACTGTTCGCCACGGACCGCTGGAAGGCCCTCGCGGCCGACGGCGCCCACGCGCAGCGCCCGCTGTGGGCCTCGACCGGCGTCAAGAACCCGGACTACTCCCCCACGCTCTACGTCGACGACCTGGTGGTGAAGGGCACCGTCAACACCATGCCGGAGAAGACGATGGACGCCGTCGCCGAGAGCTCCGAGTTCAAGGGCGACCAGGTGACCGGGCGCGGTGCCGAGGCGCAGGAGGTCTTCGACAAGCTCGAGGCCGTCGGCATCGACATCACCGACGTGTTCCTCACGCTGGAGAACGAGGGCGTCGAGAAGTTCGAGAAGTCCTGGACGGAACTGCTCGAGACCGTCAACGGCCAGCTCGAGAACGTGAAGGGCTGA
- the zwf gene encoding glucose-6-phosphate dehydrogenase yields MTWTNPLRDPRDKRLPRIAGPSSLVIFGVTGDLARKKLMPAIYDLANRGLLPAGFSLVGFARRDWEHQDFGELVHDSVKEHARTPFKESVWNRLAEGIRFVQGTFDDDDAFDRLARTVKDLDEERGTGGNTAFYLSIPPSAFPVVTKQLARSGLANADENTWRRVVIEKPFGHDLKSAEELNAIVNDVFPEESVFRIDHYLGKETVQNILALRFANQLFEPIWNANYVDHVQITMAEDIGLGGRAGYYDGIGAARDVIQNHLLQLLAFTAMEEPLSFAPRALRAEKIKVLSGTSAIGPLSKTTARGQYAGGWQGGTKVPGLLQEEGFAKDSKTETYAAVTLEVQSRRWAGVPFYLRTGKRLGRRVTEIAVVFKRAPHLPFDSTSTEELGQNALVIRVQPDEGITLRFGSKVPGTTMEVRDVTMDFGYGHAFTESSPEAYERLILDVLLGEPSLFPVNEEVELSWKILDPILEHWAKEGAPEQYPPGTWGPPSADEMLERTGRKWRRP; encoded by the coding sequence ATGACGTGGACCAATCCCCTTCGCGATCCGCGGGACAAGCGGCTCCCGCGCATCGCCGGGCCGTCCAGCCTGGTGATCTTCGGCGTCACCGGCGACCTGGCCCGCAAGAAGCTGATGCCCGCCATCTACGACCTGGCCAACCGCGGGCTGCTGCCCGCCGGCTTCTCGCTCGTCGGGTTCGCCCGTCGCGACTGGGAGCACCAGGACTTCGGCGAGCTCGTGCACGACTCGGTCAAGGAGCACGCGCGGACGCCGTTCAAGGAGTCGGTGTGGAACCGGCTCGCCGAAGGCATCCGGTTCGTGCAGGGCACCTTCGACGACGACGACGCCTTCGACCGGCTCGCGCGGACGGTCAAGGACCTCGACGAGGAACGCGGCACCGGCGGCAACACCGCGTTCTACCTGTCGATCCCGCCCAGCGCGTTCCCGGTGGTGACCAAGCAGCTGGCCCGCTCCGGGCTGGCGAACGCCGACGAGAACACCTGGCGGCGCGTCGTCATCGAGAAGCCCTTCGGGCACGACCTGAAGAGCGCCGAAGAGCTGAACGCGATCGTCAACGACGTCTTCCCCGAGGAGTCGGTGTTCCGCATCGACCACTACCTCGGCAAGGAGACGGTGCAGAACATCCTGGCGCTGCGCTTCGCGAACCAGCTGTTCGAGCCGATCTGGAACGCCAACTACGTCGATCACGTGCAGATCACCATGGCCGAGGACATCGGCCTCGGCGGGCGCGCGGGGTACTACGACGGGATCGGCGCGGCCCGCGACGTCATCCAGAACCACCTGCTGCAGCTGCTGGCCTTCACCGCGATGGAGGAGCCGCTTTCGTTCGCGCCGCGGGCCCTGCGCGCGGAGAAGATCAAGGTGCTCTCGGGCACCAGCGCGATCGGGCCGCTGAGCAAGACCACCGCGCGCGGCCAGTACGCGGGCGGCTGGCAGGGCGGCACGAAGGTGCCCGGCCTGCTGCAGGAAGAGGGTTTCGCGAAGGACTCGAAGACCGAGACCTACGCCGCGGTGACCCTCGAGGTGCAAAGCCGCCGCTGGGCCGGGGTGCCGTTCTACCTGCGCACCGGCAAGCGGCTCGGCCGCCGCGTCACCGAGATCGCCGTGGTGTTCAAGCGGGCGCCGCACTTGCCGTTCGACTCGACGTCGACCGAGGAGCTGGGGCAGAACGCCCTGGTCATCCGAGTGCAGCCGGACGAGGGCATCACGCTGCGGTTCGGCTCGAAGGTGCCGGGGACCACGATGGAGGTCCGCGACGTCACGATGGACTTCGGGTACGGGCACGCGTTCACCGAGTCCTCCCCCGAGGCCTACGAGCGGCTGATCCTGGACGTCCTGCTGGGTGAGCCGTCGCTGTTCCCGGTCAACGAAGAGGTCGAGCTGTCCTGGAAGATCCTCGACCCGATCCTCGAGCACTGGGCCAAGGAAGGCGCGCCCGAGCAGTACCCGCCGGGCACGTGGGGCCCGCCGTCCGCCGACGAAATGCTGGAGCGCACCGGCCGGAAATGGAGGCGCCCGTGA